The Gordonia mangrovi genome includes the window GTGCCGGCGGGACCGTGTGGTTCGCATCGCGCAGCAGCTGCGCAGGTATCGCGCGATGACGTTCCTTGGCCGACCGCATGACATGCCCGGTCCGCTCCAGCCGGGCCCGGGCGTCGGGTTCGTCGGTCGGGATGGTGACGATCATCGATGAGATCTGGTTCCCGTACGTGTTGCCCTGCGCCGGATCCTTGGTCCGCACCGAGACGGGCACCATCGCGACCAGCGCAGTGTTCGGATCGTCGCCGCGCGCGGCCATCCGTCGCCGCAGGGCGCCTGCGCACAGCGCGACCACGATGTCGTTCACGGTGGCACCGGGCAGCGCGTCCTTGACGGCCCGCACCGTCGTCAACGGCAGTGTGCCGTAGGCGAACCGACGGTGTGGCGAGATCCGGCCACCGAACGATGTCTTGGGTGCGCGGCTCACCGTGGGGCGCTCCAATGTGCGTCCGTCTCGGTTGCGGGTGGCGATCCGGGCCGCGCGATCCGCGGCGGCGGACAGCAGTTCGGTGCCCGGCAGGTTGCGCATCGTCGGCAGCTGATCGATGTGGCGCAGGGTCGCCGGCAGTGCGCGCATCATTCGGATCGGTTGCATCGGGAGTGCCGCGAACGCCCGCGCCAACAATTCGAGATCGCCGGGCTCGTGCCCGACCGAGCCCTTCTCGTCTGCGACGACCTCGCGTGGGAGGGGCCGCGGTGTCGGCTCCAGCAGTGCGCTGAGCAGTTCGATGCCCGAGACGCCGTCGATCGCGGCGTGGTGCAACTTCGTGAGCATCGCGACACGGCCGTCCTCGACACCGTGGATCACGTGGATCTCCCACAGTGGACGTGCCCGATCGAGACATCCCTGAAGGTTTGATGTCAAGCCGCGGCGGGGGTTTGGTCCTTCCATGCGGTGGCGGGGTCGTAGGGGATACCGCGGGCCAGGCAGCCATGGAGTATGCCGACGAGGCGGTTGGCGAGTTGGCGTAGCGCGGCGTTGTGGTCGACGTCTCGGGCTCGTTGTTTGCGGTAGTAGGCGCGGGCGCCGTCGTCGTGCATGAAGGCTCCGTGGGCCTGGGCCATCAGGGCGTCGACGAGTCGGTCGTTGTGGACGTAGCGGGCGGAGACGATCCGCGATTTGCCCGACTGTTTCGTGATGGGGCTGGTGCCCGCCGCGTTGCGGCGGGCTTTGCTGTTGCGGAAACGTAACGGGTCGTCCCCGAACTCGGCGAGCACCCGGGGTCCCACGGTCGGCCCCATGCCGGGCTGGCTGAGGTAGATCTCATGGTCCGGGTGCTGGGAAAAATGGGCATCGACCTCGCCGGCGAGCTCGTCGATCTGCTCGATCACCACACCCAGCACCGCCACCGAGGCGCGCACCGAGGCCGCGTAGGCGTCGGTGACCCGATCAGGTTGGCCGAGGTGCTGTCCGCGTAGGATCTGTTGTATCTCAACAGCTTTGGTGTCTTTGTTGCGGCGACCCTTGAGGAGGGGCAGGATCTGGCTTTTGGTCAGCTTCGCCGCCCGCGCCGGGGTCGGCGCCTTGGTCAGCAAGCCCAGGATCGGCCGGCTCGTCAATTCCAGATCCAACGCCGAACACACCAGCAGGATCGCCGGGAAGTACTCGCGCAGCGCCGCACGCACCCGCAGCATGTGGCGCGTGCGTTCCCAGATCATCGTCTGATGCGCGCGGGCCACCACCTTGACCGCGTCCGCGATCTCGGAGTCCCCACCACTTTCCCGCAACTGGTGGCGACGACTCCGCAGCATCTCGGCCAGCGCATGCGCATCACCCTTGTCGCTCTTGGCGCCCGAACTGACCACGATCTCG containing:
- a CDS encoding WS/DGAT domain-containing protein; this encodes MIHGVEDGRVAMLTKLHHAAIDGVSGIELLSALLEPTPRPLPREVVADEKGSVGHEPGDLELLARAFAALPMQPIRMMRALPATLRHIDQLPTMRNLPGTELLSAAADRAARIATRNRDGRTLERPTVSRAPKTSFGGRISPHRRFAYGTLPLTTVRAVKDALPGATVNDIVVALCAGALRRRMAARGDDPNTALVAMVPVSVRTKDPAQGNTYGNQISSMIVTIPTDEPDARARLERTGHVMRSAKERHRAIPAQLLRDANHTVPPALFGRTARMISATTGAGWIRPPFNVTISNIPGSPKPLYCAGARVVSQHPVNVLIEGVGLSLTLLSYEDQLDFAFTADRELVPDVWQLVAEMRTELDLLAKEVGVADQGAVPASPTASPSTEPITTSSANA
- a CDS encoding IS110 family transposase, with protein sequence MLFVGDDWAEDHHDVEFQDERGQVLRRARLPEGIAGIERFGEIAATFLDEGDQPDQVLVCIEIDRGPWVNALIAAGYRVFGVDPKQAHRYREIVVSSGAKSDKGDAHALAEMLRSRRHQLRESGGDSEIADAVKVVARAHQTMIWERTRHMLRVRAALREYFPAILLVCSALDLELTSRPILGLLTKAPTPARAAKLTKSQILPLLKGRRNKDTKAVEIQQILRGQHLGQPDRVTDAYAASVRASVAVLGVVIEQIDELAGEVDAHFSQHPDHEIYLSQPGMGPTVGPRVLAEFGDDPLRFRNSKARRNAAGTSPITKQSGKSRIVSARYVHNDRLVDALMAQAHGAFMHDDGARAYYRKQRARDVDHNAALRQLANRLVGILHGCLARGIPYDPATAWKDQTPAAA